In Topomyia yanbarensis strain Yona2022 chromosome 2, ASM3024719v1, whole genome shotgun sequence, one DNA window encodes the following:
- the LOC131678329 gene encoding ferritin heavy chain B-like: MSAVRRLPFVGATRRLLATTAAPGPSQDGCSSNKSENLVCPQINSHVQAAINEQINVEYGAAYTYLSISFHFAKSNVGLLGFSKLYRAMSVEEVGHANKLASYLLERNGSIDLRTIQKPSSCSWSNIGTTMNETVRMENTVSEALSQLYRIAEKHNDLVTTDFIVSEFFKEQIDEIRTLYLLIAKWRTLEKAPDGAFQLNRELLKKHESD, translated from the exons ATGTCTGCTGTGCGCCGGCTTCCTTTTGTCGGAGCCACAAGAAGACTATTGGCAACAACCGCCGCCCCAGGTCCCAGTCAAGACGGCTGCAGTAGCAACAAGTCGGAGAACTTGGTATGTCCACAGATCAACTCCCACGTCCAGGCGGCAATAAATGAACAGATCAATGTCGAGTATGGAGCAGCGTACACTTACCTTTCGATCAGCTTCCATTTTGCAAAGTCCAACGTCGGTCTATTGGGATTTTCAA AATTGTACCGAGCTATGTCTGTGGAGGAAGTCGGTCACGCAAATAAGCTAGCGAGTTATCTGCTGGAGCGCAACGGTTCCATTGATCTGCGCACGATTCAAAAACCTTCCAGCTGTAGTTGGAGTAACATTGGGACCACCATGAACGAAACCGTTCGAATGGAGAACACCGTCTCCGAAGCGCTATCTCAGTTGTACCGGATAGCCGAGAAACACAACGATCTGGTCACAACAGATTTCATCGTGAGTGAGTTCTTCAAAGAGCAAATCGATGAAATACGGACCCTTTACCTGCTAATAGCAAAGTGGCGAACATTGGAAAAGGCCCCGGACGGAGCTTTTCAGCTGAATAGGGAGTTACTAAAAAAACATGAATCCGACTAA